A region of Vitis vinifera cultivar Pinot Noir 40024 chromosome 13, ASM3070453v1 DNA encodes the following proteins:
- the LOC100252996 gene encoding protein FIZZY-RELATED 3, whose amino-acid sequence MDSSERRKSGLNLPAGMSETSLRLETFSGSYRAISNLSSPSKATSCSDRFIPCRSSSRLHTFGLIEKASPVKEGGNEAYFRLLKQELFGSDFGSSPAGQGSPMSPSKNMLRFKTDHSGPNSPFSPSIFGPDSGFSSEASTPPKPPRKVPKTPHKVLDAPSLQDDFYLNLVDWSSQNVLAVGLGTCVYLWTASTSKVTKLCDLGPSDSVCSVQWTREGSYISIGTHLGQVQVWDGTQCKKVRTMSGHQTRTGVLAWSSRILSSGSRDRNILQHDLRVSNDFVSKLVGHKSEVCGLKWSHDDRELASGGNDNQLLVWNQHSQQPVLKLTEHTAAVKAIAWSPHQSGLLASGGGTADRCIRFWSTTNGNQLNHVDTGSQVCNLAWSKNVNELVSTHGYSQNQIMVWKYPSMTKVATLTGHSLRVLYLAMSPDGQTIVTGAGDETLRFWNIFPSMKTPAPVKDTGVWSMGRTHIR is encoded by the exons ATGGATTCCAGTGAAAGAAGGAAAAGTGGATTGAATCTCCCAGCTGGGATGTCTGAAACCTCTCTGCGCCTTGAGACTTTTTCGGGTTCCTATCGGGCGATATCAAACTTGTCGTCCCCGTCGAAAGCCACAAGTTGTAGCGACCGATTCATACCCTGCAGATCTTCGTCAAGGCTTCATACTTTTGGGCTAATCGAGAAGGCATCGCCGGTTAAGGAAGGCGGAAACGAAGCGTATTTTAGGTTGTTGAAACAGGAGCTTTTCGGGTCTGATTTTGGTTCTTCTCCTGCAGGTCAAGGATCTCCGATGAGTCCCAGCAAGAACATGCTAAGGTTCAAGACGGATCATTCGGGGCCTAATTCGCCCTTTTCCCCTTCGATTTTTGGTCCTGATAGCGGGTTTTCTAGTGAGGCTTCTACGCCTCCAAAGCCGCCTCGGAAGGTCCCCAAGACACCCCATAAG GTTCTGGATGCCCCATCACTTCAAGATGATTTCTACTTGAACCTTGTGGACTGGTCTTCACAGAATGTGCTTGCAGTTGGATTGGGCACCTGTGTTTATCTATGGACTGCATCCACCAGCAAG GTGACCAAGTTGTGTGATTTGGGGCCCAGTGACAGTGTGTGCTCGGTCCAATGGACCCGAGAGGGTTCATACATATCGATTGGTACACATCTTGGTCAAGTTCAG GTGTGGGATGGAACTCAGTGCAAGAAGGTCCGAACCATGAGCGGACACCAAACAAGGACCGGAGTCCTGGCTTGGAGCTCGCGGATATTATCTTCTGGAAGTAGAGACCGCAACATACTTCAACACGATCTTCGTGTTTCAAATGACTTTGTTAGCAAGCTTGTAGGGCACAAATCCGAA GTGTGTGGGCTGAAATGGTCCCATGATGATAGAGAACTTGCATCAGGTGGTAATGATAATCAG CTATTGGTGTGGAACCAGCATTCTCAGCAACCAGTTTTGAAGTTGACAGAGCACACAGCTGCTGTGAAGGCCATAGCTTGGTCACCTCACCAGAGCGGCCTCCTCGCATCTGGAGGTGGGACTGCAGATCGGTGTATCCGCTTCTGGAGTACTACAAATGGGAATCAATTAAACCATGTTGACACAGGAAGCCAG GTATGCAATCTGGCATGGAGTAAGAATGTGAACGAGCTAGTCAGCACTCATGGCTATTCCCAGAATCAGATTATGGTCTGGAAATACCCATCAATGACAAAG GTCGCAACTCTAACTGGCCATAGTTTGCGAGTGCTCTATCTTGCCATGTCGCCGGATGGTCAG ACGATAGTGACTGGAGCAGGGGATGAGACATTACGGTTTTGGAATATCTTCCCTTCCATGAAAACACCA GCACCAGTCAAAGATACAGGTGTTTGGTCAATGGGACGGACGCATATTCGATGA
- the LOC100258127 gene encoding actin-related protein 5 isoform X1, giving the protein MPFVSQTSLQSDYTLFSSNCPIVIDNGGSNFRIGWAGETDPRIIFRNIVQRPRHKATGETVTIVGDHDPALMKYFDCTRSSPRSAFDSNVVYQFEIMEYILDYGFERMGADGSQVDHPVLITECVCNPVQSRSKMAELLFETYGVPSVAFGVDAAFSYKYNQQLGICDKDGLVVCPGFTTTHVIPFVDGEPVYKACCRTNIGGFHVSDYLKQLLSLKYPHHMSRITWEKVEDLKMEHCYIATDYASEARLFQKGGKEAEDKTRCWQLPWVPPPVEGLPSEEEIARKAAIKERQGQRLREMAEAKRSSRINELENELQGLEFLLQQLGNVEEKDIACFLAETGYVSKQEIESSRAKVMQSLRKAKGEPKGEQAETEEKVDPSAAEKYPLINISDNMLTPEQLKEKKKQLFLKTTSEGRQRAKQKRFEEELERERQNQQDEEKRLENPELYLEQLRAKHRELSEKVEQRKRHKTNGNHTNGNHNLSGGVGRGERLNAAQKERMRLLTTAAFDRGKGEDTFGARDEDWQLYKLMSKDNDEDEEGPDAYEAELARISSRLQDIDPNFVSKSELVPFQPVVEVPSFRPLSKEDFQIVFGVERFRCPEILFHPNLVGVDQVGVDEMAGVSIRRLPSRSQGLNERMTNSILLTGGSCLFPGIRERLEAGIRMIRPCGSPIRVVRASDPVLDAWRGAAVYAASLQFPGQTFSKTDYYEKGEDWLRRYTLRYTL; this is encoded by the exons atgccCTTCGTTTCCCAAACAAGTCTCCAGTCCGATTACACACTCTTCTCTTCCAACTGCCCCATTGTCATAGATAATGGTGGATCCAATTTCCGAATTGG ATGGGCAGGAGAGACTGACCCGCGCATCATCTTCCGCAACATCGTTCAGAGGCCGCGTCACAAAGCTACTG GTGAAACTGTAACAATCGTTGGTGACCATGATCCTGCATTGATGAAATACTTTGACTGCACGCGCTCATCACCTCGCTCGGCTTTTGACAGCAATGTCGTTTATCAATTTGAAATAATGGAATAT ATTCTTGACTACGGGTTTGAGCGCATGGGCGCAGATGGATCACAG GTTGATCATCCTGTCCTGATTACAGAATGTGTATGCAACCCAGTTCAGTCTCGCAGTAAAATGGCAGAGCTTCTTTTTGAAACTTATGGAGTTCCATCAGTAG CATTTGGTGTTGATGCTGCATTCAGTTATAAATATAACCAGCAGCTTGGGATTTGTGATAAAGATGGTCTTGTGGTGTGCCCAGGATTTACCACTACTCATGTTATCCCA TTTGTTGATGGCGAGCCTGTTTATAAAGCATGCTGCCGAACAAATATTGGTGGGTTCCATGTCAGTGATTACTTGAAGCAACTTCTTTCACTCAAATACCCTCATCACAT GTCTAGAATTACATGGGAAAAGGTTGAAGACTTGAAGATGGAGCACTGTTATATTGCAACGGATTATGCTTCAGAAGCTCGATTATTTCAG AAAGGGGGCAAGGAAGCTGAAGATAAAACCAGGTGTTGGCAACTCCCATGGGTTCCACCTCCAGTTGAGGGTCTACCTTCAGAAGAAGAGATTGCGAGAAAGGCAGCTATAAAGGAAAGACAAGGTCAACGATTGCGGGAAATGGCTGAGGCAAAGAGATCTTCAAGGATAAATGAACTAGAAAATGAACttcaaggtttggaatttcttCTTCAGCAGCTTGGAAATGTAGAAGAGAAAGACATTGCATGTTTCTTGGCGGAGACTGGCTATGTCTCTAAGCAGGAAATAGAATCTTCTCGTGCAAAAGTAATGCAGTCTTTACGAAAAGCAAAAGGTGAACCAAAGGGTGAACAAGCTGAAACTGAGGAGAAGGTTGATCCCTCTGCAGCTGAAAAGTATCCTCTTATCAATATCTCCGACAACATGCTGACCCCAGAGCAG CTCAAGGAAAAGAAGAAGCAGTTGTTTCTCAAGACCACGTCTGAGGGTCGTCAGCGAGCTAAACAGAAACGCTTTGAAGAAGAATTAGAACGAGAAAGGCAAAATCAACAAGATGAAGAGAAACGCTT GGAGAACCCAGAACTTTATTTGGAGCAGCTACGTGCTAAACACAGAGAACTTTCTGAAAAAGTTGAGCAGCGGAAACGGCACAAGACAAATGGAAACCACACAAATGGAAATCATAATTTATCTGGAGGTGTTGGTCGTGGTGAGAGATTAAATGCTGCCCAGAAAGAAAGAATGCGCCTCTTAACAACGGCAGCATTTGATCGAGGAAAAGGTGAGGATACTTTTGGTGCCAGAGATGAAGATTGGCAACTTTACAAACTGATGAGCAAAGATAATGATGAGGACGAAGAGGGACCAGATGCATATGAGGCAGAGCTGGCCCGTATCTCCTCTAGGCTCCAG GACATAGATCCAAATTTTGTTTCCAAATCAGAATTAGTACCCTTTCAACCTGTTGTTGAAGTCCCATCTTTCCGTCCTCTCAGCAAGGAAGATTTCCAGATTGTGTTTGGTGTTGAAAGATTCCGGTGCCCAGAAATTCTATTTCATCCCAATTTAGTAGGGGTGGACCAGGTAGGTGTGGATGAGATGGCTGGGGTTTCAATAAGGAGGTTGCCATCTAGGAGCCAAGGTTTAAACGAGCGAATGACCAATTCGATCCTTCTAACTGGTGGGAGCTGTCTCTTCCCTGGTATTCGTGAGCGTTTAGAAGCTGGAATCCGGATGATTCGTCCTTGTGGATCACCAATAAGAGTGGTCAGAGCATCAGATCCAGTTCTTGATGCGTGGCGTGGTGCAGCTGTTTATGCTGCATCCTTGCAATTTCCAGGGCAAACATTCAGTAAGACAGACTACTATGAAAAGGGTGAAGATTGGCTTCGTAGATATACATTGAGGTACACACTATGA
- the LOC100258127 gene encoding actin-related protein 5 isoform X2 — protein sequence MAELLFETYGVPSVAFGVDAAFSYKYNQQLGICDKDGLVVCPGFTTTHVIPFVDGEPVYKACCRTNIGGFHVSDYLKQLLSLKYPHHMSRITWEKVEDLKMEHCYIATDYASEARLFQKGGKEAEDKTRCWQLPWVPPPVEGLPSEEEIARKAAIKERQGQRLREMAEAKRSSRINELENELQGLEFLLQQLGNVEEKDIACFLAETGYVSKQEIESSRAKVMQSLRKAKGEPKGEQAETEEKVDPSAAEKYPLINISDNMLTPEQLKEKKKQLFLKTTSEGRQRAKQKRFEEELERERQNQQDEEKRLENPELYLEQLRAKHRELSEKVEQRKRHKTNGNHTNGNHNLSGGVGRGERLNAAQKERMRLLTTAAFDRGKGEDTFGARDEDWQLYKLMSKDNDEDEEGPDAYEAELARISSRLQDIDPNFVSKSELVPFQPVVEVPSFRPLSKEDFQIVFGVERFRCPEILFHPNLVGVDQVGVDEMAGVSIRRLPSRSQGLNERMTNSILLTGGSCLFPGIRERLEAGIRMIRPCGSPIRVVRASDPVLDAWRGAAVYAASLQFPGQTFSKTDYYEKGEDWLRRYTLRYTL from the exons ATGGCAGAGCTTCTTTTTGAAACTTATGGAGTTCCATCAGTAG CATTTGGTGTTGATGCTGCATTCAGTTATAAATATAACCAGCAGCTTGGGATTTGTGATAAAGATGGTCTTGTGGTGTGCCCAGGATTTACCACTACTCATGTTATCCCA TTTGTTGATGGCGAGCCTGTTTATAAAGCATGCTGCCGAACAAATATTGGTGGGTTCCATGTCAGTGATTACTTGAAGCAACTTCTTTCACTCAAATACCCTCATCACAT GTCTAGAATTACATGGGAAAAGGTTGAAGACTTGAAGATGGAGCACTGTTATATTGCAACGGATTATGCTTCAGAAGCTCGATTATTTCAG AAAGGGGGCAAGGAAGCTGAAGATAAAACCAGGTGTTGGCAACTCCCATGGGTTCCACCTCCAGTTGAGGGTCTACCTTCAGAAGAAGAGATTGCGAGAAAGGCAGCTATAAAGGAAAGACAAGGTCAACGATTGCGGGAAATGGCTGAGGCAAAGAGATCTTCAAGGATAAATGAACTAGAAAATGAACttcaaggtttggaatttcttCTTCAGCAGCTTGGAAATGTAGAAGAGAAAGACATTGCATGTTTCTTGGCGGAGACTGGCTATGTCTCTAAGCAGGAAATAGAATCTTCTCGTGCAAAAGTAATGCAGTCTTTACGAAAAGCAAAAGGTGAACCAAAGGGTGAACAAGCTGAAACTGAGGAGAAGGTTGATCCCTCTGCAGCTGAAAAGTATCCTCTTATCAATATCTCCGACAACATGCTGACCCCAGAGCAG CTCAAGGAAAAGAAGAAGCAGTTGTTTCTCAAGACCACGTCTGAGGGTCGTCAGCGAGCTAAACAGAAACGCTTTGAAGAAGAATTAGAACGAGAAAGGCAAAATCAACAAGATGAAGAGAAACGCTT GGAGAACCCAGAACTTTATTTGGAGCAGCTACGTGCTAAACACAGAGAACTTTCTGAAAAAGTTGAGCAGCGGAAACGGCACAAGACAAATGGAAACCACACAAATGGAAATCATAATTTATCTGGAGGTGTTGGTCGTGGTGAGAGATTAAATGCTGCCCAGAAAGAAAGAATGCGCCTCTTAACAACGGCAGCATTTGATCGAGGAAAAGGTGAGGATACTTTTGGTGCCAGAGATGAAGATTGGCAACTTTACAAACTGATGAGCAAAGATAATGATGAGGACGAAGAGGGACCAGATGCATATGAGGCAGAGCTGGCCCGTATCTCCTCTAGGCTCCAG GACATAGATCCAAATTTTGTTTCCAAATCAGAATTAGTACCCTTTCAACCTGTTGTTGAAGTCCCATCTTTCCGTCCTCTCAGCAAGGAAGATTTCCAGATTGTGTTTGGTGTTGAAAGATTCCGGTGCCCAGAAATTCTATTTCATCCCAATTTAGTAGGGGTGGACCAGGTAGGTGTGGATGAGATGGCTGGGGTTTCAATAAGGAGGTTGCCATCTAGGAGCCAAGGTTTAAACGAGCGAATGACCAATTCGATCCTTCTAACTGGTGGGAGCTGTCTCTTCCCTGGTATTCGTGAGCGTTTAGAAGCTGGAATCCGGATGATTCGTCCTTGTGGATCACCAATAAGAGTGGTCAGAGCATCAGATCCAGTTCTTGATGCGTGGCGTGGTGCAGCTGTTTATGCTGCATCCTTGCAATTTCCAGGGCAAACATTCAGTAAGACAGACTACTATGAAAAGGGTGAAGATTGGCTTCGTAGATATACATTGAGGTACACACTATGA
- the LOC100263265 gene encoding small polypeptide DEVIL 11: protein MASTATAAAAAAPQFYLDEKWKLSKKEGSRSRSSTSPLMRNSSQRRCSFTRKCASLVKEQRARFYIVRRCVTMLICWREYSDS, encoded by the coding sequence ATGGCTTCTACTGCtactgctgctgctgctgctgcacCGCAGTTCTACTTGGATGAGAAGTGGAAGTTGTCGAAGAAGGAAGGGTCGAGAAGCCGGTCTTCGACTTCGCCTCTGATGAGGAATTCGTCGCAGAGGAGGTGTTCGTTTACCAGGAAGTGCGCTAGCTTGGTGAAGGAACAGAGGGCTAGGTTTTACATCGTGAGGCGTTGCGTCACCATGCTCATCTGCTGGCGTGAGTACAGTGATTCGTGA